From a single Bryobacter aggregatus MPL3 genomic region:
- a CDS encoding AAA family ATPase, which yields MKILSLRGENLASLAGSFSIDFTATPLAGAGLFAITGETGAGKSTLLDALCLALYAEYPRVDYQSAESTPDPSGEAIRANDPRHILRRGASSGYAEADFEGRDGHRYRARWELRRSKGNAIGNLQKEKRSLIRVADGQTLADKTREVLQQVEDLTGLNFQQFRRTSLLAQGQFDKFLVASANERAELLERITGSEIYALISKAIYGGAESRRQALLTMEAKRNEIHCLTPEERLAIEESLHSLQRAAEQARVELETTNRSLRLWQDHKTATTFLEAAAEQHSNALAAWEEHEQDRSLLRDLDQVEPLRPLAITAQQATRENEQASQALVEAGKERMAAEEQRRVAEAKLLEAGTAKQIIDQQVAAFVPQWQAAEALDVQVRNAAEQANLAAQTWLEAQRAEAEQTTSHQRLIEQRQQSAGQQIETTRWLEEHSAWAPAVTQQATVERLIAERSQLGAPTDAQALIGQLESELAALAPQLDAFPYPEQAQFAEDLSQTLEAARLCHTHTAGAAEAEATRLQLEASRAAVATTIHTLQIRLDEATLTSQRADQTASAAASSLRENLRPGEACPVCGSTEHPIHQNNPQLAALAADYRLRRDQLQAAWKQQNAEQTRLVQELATTQAQWDQHRQQLQAAQNQFHAFPQAHGKTQQDLDALREQLQSHRQGSERRNQMQQRLLAAKDGQRVYEQARNLHRQLDPLLTPLALRNNSLAEFRQCVQSYTEHAALAGAIAQGLQYLDTQLAGSESTLRAAHENTARTQQAAAQSQAELDQRVAQRRLQLDGQPVQPHREWHLEQQRRAAALHLEASTALASVHSRVEAAEAHQARSQQRLAMTEEAARLAKLDWTQACAAGSVETSQALRLLETKPQQRLALQEGLQRLDQQLHTARAKREEATATLAGIATQCAELPAEASLLEAQTATEAARSAALQQIGIEQQKLHQDNQHRTRYEAMLAEMERAREEAKIWQEVNHAIGSAGGDKFRKFVQALTLEHLVQLANYHLAAFSVRYRLARTSPEELTLQIVDHEMAGATRPVSTLSGGERFLISLGLALALSSLEGKDSFVDCLFIDEGFGSLDAESLDLVMVALETLPSSGRRVGVITHVPAMMDRIAVQIRVRKQGNGYSSIQIVDGSMDNTLLSAVGA from the coding sequence ATGAAGATCCTATCCCTGCGGGGTGAAAATCTGGCGAGCCTCGCCGGAAGCTTCAGCATTGACTTCACCGCCACACCGCTGGCTGGTGCGGGCCTCTTTGCAATCACTGGCGAAACTGGCGCCGGAAAATCCACTCTCCTCGATGCGCTCTGCCTCGCCCTCTACGCCGAGTACCCGCGCGTAGACTACCAAAGCGCCGAAAGTACTCCCGACCCCAGCGGCGAAGCGATCCGGGCCAACGACCCGCGCCACATCCTGCGCCGGGGCGCGAGCAGCGGCTATGCGGAAGCCGACTTTGAAGGACGCGATGGTCATCGCTATCGCGCCCGCTGGGAGCTCCGCCGCTCGAAGGGGAACGCGATCGGCAATCTGCAGAAAGAGAAGCGCAGCCTCATCCGCGTGGCAGACGGCCAGACCCTCGCCGATAAGACAAGGGAAGTATTGCAGCAGGTGGAAGACCTCACCGGCCTGAACTTCCAGCAGTTCCGCCGCACCAGTCTGCTCGCCCAAGGCCAATTCGACAAGTTCCTGGTAGCCAGCGCCAATGAGCGCGCCGAGCTACTCGAACGCATCACCGGCTCTGAGATCTACGCACTTATCTCAAAGGCCATCTACGGTGGAGCCGAATCCCGCCGCCAGGCCCTCCTGACGATGGAAGCCAAACGGAACGAGATCCACTGCCTCACCCCGGAAGAGCGCCTGGCCATTGAAGAGTCTCTCCACAGCTTGCAGCGAGCAGCGGAGCAGGCGCGAGTGGAGCTGGAGACCACCAACCGCTCGCTACGCCTCTGGCAGGATCACAAGACCGCCACCACGTTCCTGGAGGCAGCAGCGGAGCAGCATTCGAACGCACTGGCCGCCTGGGAGGAGCACGAGCAGGACCGGAGCTTGCTGCGCGATCTGGACCAGGTAGAGCCTCTGCGCCCCCTGGCAATCACAGCGCAGCAAGCAACACGAGAGAACGAGCAAGCCTCGCAGGCACTTGTAGAGGCCGGGAAGGAGCGAATGGCGGCAGAAGAGCAGCGCCGCGTTGCGGAGGCGAAGCTGCTCGAAGCTGGCACGGCGAAACAGATCATCGACCAGCAAGTGGCCGCGTTCGTGCCGCAATGGCAAGCAGCGGAAGCACTCGATGTCCAGGTGCGGAATGCTGCCGAGCAAGCCAATCTTGCCGCCCAGACCTGGCTCGAAGCACAACGTGCCGAAGCCGAACAGACCACCAGCCATCAGAGACTCATTGAACAGCGACAGCAGAGTGCCGGGCAGCAGATCGAGACCACACGTTGGCTCGAGGAGCACAGTGCCTGGGCGCCCGCCGTCACGCAGCAGGCCACAGTCGAGAGGCTGATCGCAGAACGAAGCCAATTGGGTGCGCCCACGGACGCCCAGGCCCTCATCGGCCAGCTCGAAAGCGAACTGGCCGCACTGGCCCCGCAACTCGATGCCTTTCCTTACCCGGAGCAGGCGCAGTTCGCCGAGGACCTTTCGCAGACCCTCGAGGCGGCACGCTTGTGCCACACGCACACGGCAGGCGCCGCGGAGGCAGAAGCAACCCGTCTCCAGTTGGAGGCGAGTCGCGCCGCCGTCGCCACGACGATCCACACCCTGCAAATTCGCCTGGATGAAGCGACACTTACCAGCCAGCGAGCCGATCAGACAGCCTCAGCAGCTGCCTCGTCTCTGCGGGAGAACCTGCGTCCTGGAGAAGCCTGTCCGGTGTGTGGCAGCACCGAGCACCCGATCCACCAGAACAATCCGCAACTCGCAGCGCTTGCTGCAGACTATCGGCTTCGCCGGGATCAGTTGCAAGCAGCGTGGAAGCAGCAGAACGCCGAACAAACCCGGCTCGTGCAAGAGCTTGCCACCACCCAAGCACAGTGGGATCAACATCGCCAGCAGCTACAAGCAGCACAGAACCAATTCCATGCCTTCCCGCAGGCGCATGGCAAAACCCAACAGGATCTCGATGCCTTGCGCGAACAGTTGCAAAGCCACCGGCAAGGCAGCGAACGGCGCAACCAGATGCAGCAACGCCTGTTAGCAGCCAAGGACGGTCAGAGGGTGTATGAGCAGGCACGCAACTTGCACCGTCAACTGGACCCATTGCTCACGCCCCTCGCACTTCGCAACAACTCTCTTGCAGAGTTTCGCCAGTGTGTGCAGAGCTACACCGAACACGCCGCCCTGGCGGGTGCAATTGCCCAAGGGCTCCAGTATCTCGACACACAGCTCGCGGGCAGCGAATCCACACTCCGGGCGGCGCACGAGAATACAGCCAGAACACAGCAAGCCGCGGCGCAGAGCCAAGCCGAGTTAGACCAACGGGTTGCCCAGCGACGGCTGCAACTGGATGGGCAACCCGTCCAGCCCCATCGCGAGTGGCATCTGGAACAGCAGCGCCGGGCGGCCGCTCTCCATCTCGAAGCCAGCACGGCACTAGCATCCGTCCATTCCCGGGTGGAGGCGGCAGAGGCACATCAGGCACGGAGCCAACAACGGCTGGCGATGACCGAAGAGGCGGCACGGCTGGCCAAGCTCGATTGGACCCAGGCCTGTGCCGCAGGATCCGTAGAGACAAGCCAGGCACTCCGTCTTCTCGAAACCAAGCCACAACAGCGGCTGGCCCTGCAAGAAGGCTTGCAGCGGCTCGACCAGCAACTTCACACCGCGCGTGCCAAGCGCGAAGAAGCAACTGCAACGCTGGCGGGCATCGCCACCCAGTGCGCGGAGCTGCCCGCCGAAGCTTCTCTCCTCGAAGCCCAGACCGCGACCGAAGCAGCTCGGAGCGCGGCGCTCCAGCAGATCGGAATCGAGCAACAGAAGCTGCATCAGGACAACCAGCACCGGACACGGTATGAGGCAATGCTGGCCGAAATGGAACGAGCCAGAGAAGAAGCGAAGATCTGGCAGGAGGTGAACCACGCGATTGGTTCTGCTGGAGGCGACAAATTCCGCAAGTTTGTCCAGGCCCTGACGCTCGAGCATCTGGTGCAACTGGCGAATTATCATCTGGCCGCCTTCTCGGTCCGCTACCGCCTCGCTCGTACCAGCCCGGAGGAGCTCACCCTTCAGATTGTCGATCATGAGATGGCTGGGGCAACCCGGCCTGTCTCAACGCTCTCTGGCGGGGAGCGCTTCCTCATCAGCCTGGGGCTGGCGCTCGCGCTGTCCAGTCTCGAGGGCAAAGACTCGTTTGTCGATTGTCTGTTTATTGATGAGGGCTTTGGATCGCTCGATGCCGAGTCGCTCGATCTGGTGATGGTGGCGCTGGAGACGCTGCCCAGTTCGGGACGCCGGGTGGGGGTCATCACCCATGTCCCGGCGATGATGGACCGGATCGCGGTGCAGATTCGGGTTCGCAAACAAGGCAACGGCTATTCGAGCATCCAGATCGTGGACGGCTCGATGGACAACACGCTCTTATCCGCCGTGGGCGCTTGA
- a CDS encoding tetratricopeptide repeat protein yields MTDPRVELAIQLFQDAYQMQMQGELDVAMDLYKKSITIHPTAEAYTFLGWAYRFQGRLDDAILECKHAIEIDPTFGNPYNDIGAYLIEKGNVDDAIPWLEKATKSIRYDSYHYPWYNLGRAYAAKDMYRRAQDCFQQAVDIEPDYTMAKQALAKVKRMIQ; encoded by the coding sequence ATGACCGACCCCAGGGTCGAACTCGCGATCCAATTGTTCCAGGATGCCTACCAGATGCAAATGCAAGGTGAGCTGGACGTCGCGATGGACCTATATAAGAAATCGATCACGATTCACCCGACCGCAGAAGCATACACTTTTCTCGGATGGGCTTATCGTTTTCAGGGCCGGCTCGACGATGCGATTCTCGAGTGCAAACATGCGATCGAGATCGATCCGACTTTTGGCAACCCGTATAACGATATTGGCGCTTATCTGATTGAGAAGGGGAATGTGGACGATGCGATTCCGTGGCTGGAGAAGGCGACGAAGAGCATTCGCTACGACAGCTATCACTACCCCTGGTATAACCTTGGCCGGGCGTATGCCGCGAAAGATATGTACCGAAGAGCACAAGACTGTTTCCAGCAGGCCGTAGACATTGAGCCGGATTACACGATGGCGAAGCAGGCACTGGCAAAGGTGAAACGCATGATCCAGTAG
- the galU gene encoding UTP--glucose-1-phosphate uridylyltransferase GalU: MISKVRKAVFPAAGLGTRFLPATKASPKEMLPLVDKPIIQYGVEEALHSGIQNMIIVTGRGKSAIEDHFDVSFELEHTLEMKGKKDMLAAVRSISDMIDVSYVRQKEALGLGHAVLRSRELVGNEPFCVVLADDVIDSEVPCIRQLLDVYEFYGASVVALMEVPKELISAYGVVDAEPVPHNGSQNRLYRIRNLVEKPKPEDAPSNLAIIGRYILTPEIFDSIEAVGPGAIGEIQLTDGLRHLLRSRPIYGYRFEGTRHDAGDKLGFLKATVEFALQRKDLGEPFREYLKGLKL; encoded by the coding sequence ATGATTTCAAAGGTCCGAAAGGCCGTCTTCCCAGCTGCGGGACTCGGTACGCGATTCCTCCCAGCCACGAAGGCCAGCCCCAAAGAAATGCTCCCGCTCGTAGACAAGCCGATCATCCAGTACGGCGTCGAAGAAGCGTTGCATTCTGGCATCCAGAACATGATCATCGTCACTGGACGTGGCAAGTCCGCGATTGAAGATCATTTCGACGTCTCCTTCGAACTCGAGCACACCCTCGAGATGAAGGGCAAGAAGGACATGCTCGCCGCAGTGCGATCCATCTCCGACATGATCGACGTCTCCTATGTCCGCCAGAAAGAGGCACTCGGGCTCGGACACGCCGTCCTGCGCTCGCGCGAACTCGTCGGCAACGAACCCTTCTGTGTCGTACTCGCCGATGACGTCATCGATAGCGAAGTGCCCTGCATCCGCCAGCTCCTCGACGTCTATGAGTTCTACGGCGCCAGCGTCGTCGCCCTCATGGAAGTGCCCAAGGAACTCATCTCCGCCTACGGTGTGGTCGATGCGGAACCCGTTCCCCACAACGGCAGCCAGAACCGGCTGTACCGCATCCGCAACCTGGTCGAGAAGCCGAAGCCCGAAGACGCGCCCTCGAATCTCGCCATCATCGGGCGTTATATTCTGACGCCCGAAATTTTCGATTCCATCGAAGCCGTTGGCCCCGGCGCCATCGGCGAAATCCAACTCACCGACGGCTTGCGCCACCTGTTGCGCTCGCGCCCCATCTATGGCTATCGTTTTGAAGGCACCCGCCACGATGCCGGCGACAAGCTCGGCTTCCTCAAGGCCACCGTCGAATTCGCACTGCAACGAAAAGACCTCGGCGAACCCTTCCGGGAATATCTGAAGGGCCTCAAGCTGTAG
- the sbcD gene encoding exonuclease subunit SbcD yields the protein MLRILHTADWHLGQTLRGYSRDHEHAAVLEELIELVAAHQPNALLVAGDIFDSPNPSAESQRLFYRTLVQFHRACPTMTTVLTAGNHDAASRLEAPREIFASIGVRVVGNVRRQEGATLAAPHLIPIASPQGEVLAHVLALSYPTSSCLPSIPTPEGQSRLIHSLQHLYTDLVEQTRPQWQNKPLILTGHLHVSGAQQSEGAERGILIGGENAFPASLFPSEASYVALGHLHKPQRAGADHIRYSGSILPLSASEIDYKHGVTLVEIDNAQLRTQHLPLTRPVSFHRIPDKGFASVNEIPGLFDAVKTATGQRPFAQVRLRREGLTAVFREQLAQEAEKAGLRLVDTRIEDLEPTSNTPIETRTIADFDPAHFFQLAYQRSYGQPPTDAHLTVFQLAHEIAQGQ from the coding sequence TTGCTCCGTATTCTCCATACCGCCGACTGGCATCTCGGACAAACGCTGCGCGGCTATTCGCGGGACCACGAACATGCCGCAGTGCTCGAAGAGCTCATCGAACTCGTCGCAGCCCACCAACCCAACGCCCTCCTCGTTGCTGGCGATATCTTTGACTCCCCGAACCCTTCTGCCGAATCGCAGCGCCTCTTCTACCGCACCCTGGTGCAGTTTCACAGGGCTTGCCCAACCATGACGACCGTGCTCACAGCGGGCAACCACGACGCCGCCTCGCGACTCGAAGCGCCGCGCGAAATCTTCGCGAGCATCGGCGTTCGGGTCGTCGGCAACGTCCGGCGGCAAGAGGGCGCCACACTGGCCGCGCCGCATCTGATCCCGATCGCATCTCCACAAGGCGAGGTACTGGCCCATGTTCTGGCCCTGTCTTACCCCACCAGTTCCTGCCTGCCCTCTATCCCTACACCCGAGGGCCAATCGCGGCTCATCCACTCGCTCCAACACCTCTACACCGACCTCGTCGAGCAAACTCGTCCGCAATGGCAGAACAAGCCGCTCATCCTCACCGGACACCTCCACGTCTCGGGTGCACAACAAAGCGAAGGGGCAGAACGCGGTATCCTCATCGGCGGCGAAAACGCCTTCCCCGCCTCGCTCTTTCCCAGTGAGGCCAGCTACGTTGCGCTCGGCCACCTCCACAAGCCACAGCGCGCCGGAGCCGATCACATCCGCTACAGCGGCTCCATCCTTCCCTTAAGCGCTAGCGAGATCGATTACAAACACGGCGTCACCCTCGTCGAAATCGACAACGCGCAACTGCGCACCCAGCACCTTCCGCTTACCCGTCCCGTCTCCTTCCATCGCATCCCGGACAAGGGCTTCGCAAGCGTCAATGAAATTCCGGGGCTCTTCGATGCCGTGAAGACAGCAACAGGGCAGCGCCCCTTTGCGCAAGTGCGGCTCCGCCGTGAAGGACTCACTGCGGTCTTCCGCGAACAACTTGCCCAAGAGGCCGAGAAAGCGGGGCTACGTCTCGTCGACACCCGCATCGAAGATCTGGAACCAACCAGCAACACACCGATCGAAACCCGCACCATTGCCGACTTCGACCCCGCACACTTCTTCCAGCTCGCCTACCAGCGCAGCTACGGACAGCCCCCCACTGACGCTCATCTCACGGTCTTCCAACTGGCGCACGAGATCGCCCAAGGCCAATGA
- a CDS encoding YgfZ/GcvT domain-containing protein: MLGYEALRTHAAWKDLSARGRILAHGEDNTRLLHAMSSNHVQALAEGQGCYAFFLNAQGRIQGDATILRVGADLLIDVEAVAAQRIFHHLDQYIIADDVTLEDLAESHFEIGIEGPAALEVAGELGVPAPEGIVRFAGGYVARLSETGLPGVRLILPVAERETWIGKLQGVEQADDEAWEVVRHEQGKPRFGVEILEKHLIQETRLLHGVHFSKGCYLGQEIVERVRARGAVHKGLAAISIETATPPALDTEVLGEKGKVGNLLSVVYSPAEGKTIAIAMLAVDALSGTQPMTVGGVSASLRASSSFAGH; encoded by the coding sequence ATGCTGGGTTATGAAGCACTCCGGACCCACGCGGCTTGGAAAGACCTGAGCGCACGCGGGCGCATTCTTGCCCATGGAGAAGACAACACTCGCCTGCTGCATGCGATGAGTTCGAATCATGTGCAGGCGCTTGCTGAGGGGCAGGGCTGCTATGCCTTTTTCCTGAATGCGCAGGGGCGTATTCAGGGGGATGCGACGATCTTGCGGGTGGGCGCCGATCTCTTGATTGACGTGGAGGCGGTTGCGGCGCAACGGATCTTCCATCATCTGGATCAGTACATCATTGCCGATGATGTGACGCTCGAGGACCTCGCGGAATCTCACTTTGAGATTGGCATCGAAGGGCCCGCTGCTCTTGAGGTTGCGGGCGAACTGGGAGTGCCGGCGCCGGAAGGGATTGTCCGCTTTGCGGGCGGCTATGTTGCCCGCTTGAGCGAGACCGGGCTTCCCGGTGTGCGATTGATTCTTCCGGTAGCCGAGCGCGAGACTTGGATCGGGAAATTGCAAGGTGTCGAGCAGGCCGATGATGAGGCTTGGGAAGTTGTGCGGCATGAACAGGGCAAGCCGCGCTTTGGCGTGGAGATTCTGGAGAAGCACCTGATCCAGGAGACCCGCCTGCTGCATGGGGTTCACTTCTCGAAGGGCTGCTATCTGGGCCAGGAGATCGTGGAGCGAGTGCGGGCCCGCGGCGCGGTGCATAAGGGCTTGGCTGCAATCTCGATTGAGACTGCGACGCCTCCTGCTCTTGATACCGAGGTGTTGGGGGAGAAGGGGAAGGTGGGCAACTTGCTGAGTGTGGTGTATTCGCCAGCTGAGGGCAAGACCATCGCGATCGCCATGCTGGCTGTCGATGCCTTGAGCGGCACGCAGCCGATGACGGTAGGTGGGGTGAGCGCCAGCTTGCGGGCGTCTAGTTCGTTTGCGGGCCACTAG
- a CDS encoding MBL fold metallo-hydrolase, with amino-acid sequence MIHAVIPVGLLFQQNCAVLADEETHEAFLIDPGDEPGIILGEIDKLQVKVQAILITHAHLDHVGALAEVKDALGVPVYMHPGEQELYDSIEAQAMMFGLPKPRKTTIDHPLAEGDKLQLGKYTFQALETPGHSPASVSFYIPQAKRVIAGDTLFRRSIGRTDLPGGNAQRLLKSIRTKLMTLPPDTEVFPGHGPETTITSEARYNPYLQD; translated from the coding sequence ATGATCCACGCGGTGATTCCGGTCGGCCTTTTGTTCCAACAGAACTGCGCAGTGCTCGCGGACGAAGAAACCCACGAAGCCTTTCTCATTGATCCGGGCGACGAACCGGGCATCATCCTCGGCGAGATTGACAAGCTGCAAGTGAAGGTGCAGGCCATCCTCATCACACACGCCCACCTCGATCACGTCGGCGCGCTCGCCGAAGTCAAGGATGCGCTCGGAGTCCCGGTCTACATGCACCCCGGCGAACAGGAACTCTATGACTCCATCGAGGCCCAGGCGATGATGTTCGGCCTGCCCAAGCCACGGAAAACCACCATCGACCACCCGCTCGCCGAAGGCGACAAGCTACAACTCGGCAAGTACACCTTCCAGGCGCTCGAGACGCCCGGCCACTCGCCCGCCAGCGTCAGCTTCTACATCCCGCAAGCAAAGCGCGTCATTGCCGGAGATACACTCTTCCGCCGCTCCATCGGCCGCACCGACCTGCCCGGCGGCAACGCACAACGCCTGCTAAAGAGCATCCGGACCAAGCTCATGACGCTTCCTCCCGACACAGAAGTGTTCCCAGGCCACGGCCCAGAAACCACTATTACCTCAGAAGCCCGTTACAATCCCTATCTTCAGGACTAG